Proteins encoded by one window of Pseudonocardia sp. HH130629-09:
- the guaB gene encoding IMP dehydrogenase, which produces MTSEMGGLPDKFAMLGLTFDDVLLLPAESDVIPSSADTSSQVTRRVRVQVPLVSSPMDTVTESRMAIAMARAGGLGVLHRNLSPDAQAAQVEVVKRSEAGMVTDPVTCSPDATLADVDALCAKFRISGVPVTDETGHLVGIITNRDMRYEVDTDRPVSEVMTRAPLVTAKVGVTAEAALGLLRRHKLEKLPIVDGDDMLRGLITIKDFNKTEQYPLATKDPDGRLVVAAAVGVGDDAYARSMQLVGAGVDVLMVDTAHGHSRRVLETVAKLRAEVGDHVDVVGGNVATFDGAKALVEAGADAVKVGVGPGSICTTRVVAGVGAPQITAIYEATRACAPAGVPVIGDGGIQYSGDVAKAIAAGASTVMLGSLLAGTAESPGEVVLVGGKQFKTYRGMGSLGAMQGRAGAAGRSYSKDRYAQDDVLSEDKLVPEGIEGRIPFRGPLSSVVHQLGGGLRSGMGYVGAQTIPDLQQARLVRITAAGLKESHPHDITMTVEAPNYAAR; this is translated from the coding sequence ATGACGAGCGAGATGGGCGGCCTGCCGGACAAGTTCGCGATGCTCGGGCTGACCTTCGACGACGTACTGCTGCTGCCCGCCGAGTCGGACGTGATCCCCAGCTCGGCCGACACCTCCAGCCAGGTGACCCGCCGGGTGCGGGTCCAGGTGCCGCTGGTGTCGTCCCCGATGGACACGGTCACCGAGTCCCGGATGGCGATCGCGATGGCCCGCGCCGGTGGTCTCGGGGTGTTGCACCGCAACCTCTCCCCGGACGCGCAGGCGGCGCAGGTCGAGGTGGTGAAGCGGTCCGAGGCCGGCATGGTCACCGATCCGGTGACCTGCAGCCCGGACGCGACCCTGGCCGACGTCGACGCGCTGTGCGCCAAGTTCCGGATCTCCGGCGTTCCGGTGACCGACGAGACCGGCCACCTGGTCGGCATCATCACCAACCGCGACATGCGCTACGAGGTCGACACCGATCGGCCCGTGTCGGAGGTCATGACCCGCGCGCCCCTGGTGACGGCCAAGGTCGGCGTGACCGCGGAGGCGGCACTGGGCCTGCTGCGCCGGCACAAGCTGGAGAAGCTGCCGATCGTCGACGGCGACGACATGCTGCGCGGCCTCATCACGATCAAGGACTTCAACAAGACCGAGCAGTACCCGCTGGCGACCAAGGACCCGGACGGGCGGCTCGTCGTCGCCGCCGCGGTCGGGGTCGGCGACGACGCCTACGCCCGCTCGATGCAGCTCGTCGGGGCCGGTGTGGACGTCCTGATGGTCGACACCGCGCACGGTCACTCCCGTCGGGTGCTGGAGACCGTCGCGAAGCTGCGCGCCGAGGTCGGCGACCACGTCGACGTCGTCGGCGGCAACGTCGCCACCTTCGACGGCGCCAAGGCGCTCGTCGAGGCGGGCGCGGACGCGGTGAAGGTCGGCGTCGGGCCGGGCTCGATCTGCACCACCCGGGTCGTCGCCGGGGTCGGGGCCCCGCAGATCACCGCGATCTACGAGGCCACCCGGGCGTGCGCCCCGGCCGGCGTCCCGGTGATCGGCGACGGCGGCATCCAGTACTCCGGCGACGTCGCCAAGGCGATCGCGGCGGGCGCGTCGACGGTCATGCTGGGCTCGCTGCTGGCCGGCACCGCGGAGTCGCCCGGCGAGGTCGTGCTCGTCGGCGGCAAGCAGTTCAAGACCTACCGCGGCATGGGCTCGCTGGGAGCCATGCAGGGCCGCGCCGGCGCGGCGGGCCGGTCGTACTCCAAGGACCGCTACGCCCAGGACGACGTGCTCAGCGAGGACAAGCTCGTTCCCGAGGGCATCGAGGGCCGGATCCCGTTCCGCGGGCCGCTGTCCTCGGTCGTGCACCAGCTCGGCGGCGGGCTGCGCTCGGGCATGGGCTACGTCGGAGCGCAGACCATCCCGGACCTGCAGCAGGCGCGCCTGGTGCGGATCACCGCGGCCGGTCTCAAGGAGAGCCACCCGCACGACATCACGATGACCGTCGAGGCCCCGAACTACGCCGCCCGGTAG
- a CDS encoding GuaB3 family IMP dehydrogenase-related protein: MRDLVEIGMGREARRAYDLDQIEIVPSRRTRSSKAVSTAWQLDAYRFDIPLLTHPTDAVVSPDSAVRISELGGLGVLNAEGLWARHADPKGALERIVAAATGDEPDSAVALLQELHQAPIQQDLITEALRPLREGSHTVAARVSPQRARELTPALLAAGVEVLIVQGTIVSAEHVSDGEPLNLKDFIADLDVPVVAGGVGDYRTALHLMRTGAAGVIVGYGQSTSTTTDEVLGVGVPMATAIVDAAAARRDYLDETGGRYVHVIADGGIGTSGDIARAVACGADAVMLGEQLAEAAEAPADGLYWTSSAAHPSLPRSEVTGLARSGRTLEQVLFGPTDSPYGTTNLFGALRRAMAKTGYSDLKEFQRVGLNLRT, from the coding sequence GTGCGTGACCTCGTGGAGATCGGGATGGGCCGGGAGGCCCGTCGTGCCTACGACCTCGACCAGATCGAGATCGTCCCGTCGCGGCGGACCCGCAGCTCGAAGGCCGTCTCGACGGCCTGGCAGCTCGACGCCTACCGCTTCGACATCCCGCTGCTGACCCACCCCACCGACGCGGTGGTGTCGCCGGACTCGGCGGTGCGGATCAGTGAGCTCGGCGGTCTGGGGGTGCTGAACGCGGAGGGTCTGTGGGCCCGGCACGCCGACCCGAAGGGCGCCCTGGAGCGCATCGTCGCGGCGGCCACCGGCGACGAGCCGGACTCCGCGGTCGCCCTGCTGCAGGAGCTGCACCAGGCCCCCATCCAGCAGGACCTCATCACTGAGGCGCTGCGCCCGCTGCGCGAGGGATCGCACACGGTGGCCGCGCGGGTCAGCCCGCAGCGGGCCCGCGAGCTCACCCCGGCACTGCTCGCCGCCGGCGTCGAGGTCCTGATCGTGCAGGGCACGATCGTCTCCGCCGAGCACGTCTCCGACGGTGAGCCGCTCAACCTGAAGGACTTCATCGCCGACCTGGACGTCCCGGTCGTCGCCGGCGGGGTGGGGGACTACCGCACAGCACTGCACCTGATGCGCACCGGCGCGGCCGGCGTGATCGTCGGCTACGGGCAGTCCACCTCCACCACCACCGACGAGGTGCTGGGCGTGGGCGTCCCGATGGCGACCGCGATCGTCGACGCGGCGGCCGCGCGCCGCGACTACCTCGACGAGACCGGCGGCCGGTACGTCCACGTGATCGCCGACGGCGGCATCGGCACCTCCGGTGACATCGCCCGCGCGGTGGCCTGCGGTGCCGACGCGGTCATGCTCGGCGAGCAGCTCGCCGAGGCCGCCGAGGCCCCGGCCGACGGGCTGTACTGGACCTCGTCGGCGGCGCACCCGTCGCTGCCGCGTTCGGAGGTCACCGGGCTCGCCCGCTCCGGGCGGACGCTGGAGCAGGTGCTGTTCGGCCCGACCGACAGCCCGTACGGGACCACGAACCTGTTCGGCGCGCTGCGGCGGGCGATGGCGAAGACCGGCTACTCCGACCTCAAGGAGTTCCAGCGGGTCGGGCTGAACCTGCGGACCTGA
- a CDS encoding PspC domain-containing protein, with the protein MDARSSADAPTVLVSEGAAPASPRPGGPVPPSPGARVPLARRRSGRMVGGVAGGVADHLGVDVRWIRAAFVALSLLGWAGVLAYGLLWVFLRQEADVVERTLTRSERLQAAGLLTLGLGLSLVAVTSGSAVLGWIAGPLGLATVGAAVVWREADEAQRRQWARDARSRVGAGRAALARTLLGAALVLTGLAVFLLGNLDLGQVRFGILAALATLLGVAVLTVPWWVRLVRDLGEERRARAVAAERAEIAAHLHDSVLQTLALIQRQSGDPRDVQRLARGQERELRAWLYGPGGRARGGSGSPDAAETLLSVAITRVAGEVEDTYAVTVGPVLVGDSELDDDLRALVLAAREAMVNAAKHSGTSEVDVYVEVEPASAEGPGAAEVFVRDRGTGFDPDEVSDDRHGLADSVHARMRRHGGTVRIRTGAGEGTEVRLSMPLREKETA; encoded by the coding sequence GTGGATGCACGGTCGTCGGCGGATGCGCCGACGGTGCTGGTCTCCGAGGGCGCGGCGCCCGCGTCCCCGCGGCCGGGCGGCCCGGTGCCGCCGAGCCCCGGAGCGCGCGTCCCGCTGGCCCGGCGCCGCTCCGGGCGGATGGTCGGCGGCGTCGCGGGCGGGGTGGCCGACCACCTCGGCGTCGACGTCCGGTGGATCCGGGCGGCCTTCGTCGCACTGAGCCTGCTGGGCTGGGCGGGCGTGCTGGCCTACGGCCTGCTGTGGGTGTTCCTACGGCAGGAGGCCGACGTCGTCGAGCGGACCCTGACCCGGTCCGAACGGCTGCAGGCCGCCGGGTTGCTGACGCTGGGTCTGGGGTTGTCGCTGGTCGCGGTGACCTCGGGCTCGGCGGTGCTCGGCTGGATCGCCGGCCCGTTGGGACTGGCGACGGTCGGCGCGGCCGTCGTGTGGCGGGAGGCCGACGAGGCGCAGCGACGGCAGTGGGCGCGCGACGCCCGCAGCCGTGTCGGGGCCGGCCGTGCGGCGCTGGCCCGCACCCTGCTCGGCGCCGCGCTGGTCCTGACCGGGCTGGCGGTGTTCCTGCTCGGGAACCTGGACCTGGGCCAGGTGCGGTTCGGGATCCTCGCGGCGCTGGCGACACTGCTCGGCGTCGCGGTCCTCACCGTCCCCTGGTGGGTGCGGCTGGTGCGCGACCTCGGTGAGGAGCGGCGGGCTCGCGCGGTCGCCGCCGAGCGCGCCGAGATCGCCGCGCACCTGCACGACTCGGTGCTGCAGACCCTGGCGCTGATCCAGCGGCAGTCCGGCGACCCGCGCGATGTGCAGCGGCTGGCCCGTGGCCAGGAACGGGAGCTGCGTGCCTGGCTCTACGGGCCCGGTGGGCGCGCCCGCGGCGGCAGCGGCAGCCCGGACGCGGCGGAGACGCTGCTGTCGGTGGCGATCACGCGCGTCGCGGGGGAGGTCGAGGACACCTACGCGGTGACCGTCGGCCCGGTGCTGGTCGGCGACTCCGAGCTCGACGACGACCTGCGTGCCCTGGTGCTGGCGGCGCGTGAGGCGATGGTGAACGCGGCGAAGCACTCGGGGACGTCCGAGGTCGACGTCTACGTGGAGGTCGAGCCCGCCTCGGCCGAGGGCCCGGGCGCCGCGGAGGTGTTCGTGCGCGACCGCGGCACCGGTTTCGATCCGGACGAGGTCTCCGACGACCGGCACGGCCTCGCGGACTCGGTGCACGCCCGGATGCGCCGCCACGGCGGTACGGTCCGGATCCGCACCGGGGCCGGCGAGGGCACGGAGGTGCGGCTGTCGATGCCGCTGAGGGAGAAGGAGACGGCATGA
- a CDS encoding FBP domain-containing protein, giving the protein MTSPTETRIRRALTNCSKGEATRLVLPAWVRDLDPDRLDDVRGWRDPKAPDRGVLLVPTDDGPAGVVLRAATGGARSAAMCALCRTTHSVGGVALFAAPRTGAKGRQGDTVGTYICTDLACAEHVRVETATAVLKPAPGTTVDERRAGLRERAAEFVAAVTAAG; this is encoded by the coding sequence GTGACCAGCCCGACCGAGACCCGGATCCGCCGCGCCCTCACCAACTGTTCCAAGGGGGAGGCGACGCGGCTGGTCCTGCCCGCGTGGGTCCGCGACCTGGACCCGGACCGGCTCGACGACGTCCGCGGCTGGCGTGATCCGAAGGCCCCCGACCGCGGGGTACTGCTCGTCCCGACCGACGACGGCCCGGCCGGTGTCGTCCTGCGCGCCGCGACCGGCGGCGCCCGGTCCGCCGCGATGTGCGCGCTGTGCCGGACCACGCACTCCGTCGGCGGGGTCGCGCTGTTCGCCGCGCCGCGCACCGGCGCGAAGGGCCGCCAGGGCGACACCGTCGGCACCTACATCTGCACCGACCTGGCCTGCGCCGAGCACGTCCGCGTCGAGACGGCGACGGCCGTACTCAAGCCCGCCCCCGGCACGACCGTCGACGAGCGGCGGGCCGGGCTGCGGGAACGGGCCGCGGAGTTCGTCGCCGCCGTCACCGCCGCGGGATGA
- the guaA gene encoding glutamine-hydrolyzing GMP synthase yields MQTPTVLVVDYGAQYAQLIARRVREADVYSEIVPASLPVAEIVAREPAAVILSGGPASVYAEGAPAVDPALFEAGIPVFGMCYGFQAMARALGGEVAHDGTREYGRTEVALTGTPGTLHDGLPRTHPVWMSHGDSVTAAPAGFTVTASTDRVAVAAFEDAERRLAGVQYHPEVGHSPHGQEVLRRFLHDVAGIRSSWTTASIIDDTVEAIRAQVGDGRAICGLSGGVDSAVAAALVQRAIGDRLTCVFVDHGLMRSGEREQVEKDFVAATGATLHVADAADRFLDALAGVTEPEQKRKIIGREFIRVFEAATAEVVADHHVGFLVQGTLYPDVVESGGGDGTAVIKSHHNVGGLPDDIEFELVEPLRALFKDEVRMVGAELGLPEVIVGRQPFPGPGLGIRIIGEVTRDRLETLRAADAIAREELTAAGLDREIWQCPVVLLADVRSVGVQGDGRTYGHPIVLRPVSSEDAMTADWTRLPYDVVERISTRITNEVSEVNRVVVDVTSKPPGTIEWE; encoded by the coding sequence GTGCAGACCCCGACCGTCCTCGTCGTGGACTACGGCGCCCAGTACGCGCAGCTCATCGCCCGTCGTGTCCGCGAGGCGGACGTCTACTCCGAGATCGTGCCCGCCTCCCTGCCCGTCGCCGAGATCGTGGCCCGCGAGCCCGCCGCGGTGATCCTCTCCGGGGGACCCGCGAGCGTGTACGCCGAGGGCGCCCCCGCGGTCGACCCGGCGCTGTTCGAGGCGGGCATCCCGGTGTTCGGCATGTGCTACGGCTTCCAGGCGATGGCCCGCGCGCTGGGCGGCGAGGTCGCTCACGACGGCACCCGCGAGTACGGCCGCACCGAGGTCGCGCTCACCGGCACCCCCGGCACGCTGCACGACGGCCTGCCGCGCACGCACCCGGTGTGGATGAGCCACGGGGACTCGGTGACCGCGGCGCCGGCGGGCTTCACCGTCACCGCCTCCACCGACCGGGTCGCGGTCGCCGCGTTCGAGGACGCCGAGCGGCGCCTCGCCGGCGTGCAGTACCACCCGGAGGTCGGCCACTCCCCGCACGGCCAGGAGGTGCTCCGCCGGTTCCTGCACGACGTCGCGGGCATCCGCTCGTCCTGGACGACGGCGTCGATCATCGACGACACCGTGGAGGCGATCCGCGCCCAGGTCGGCGACGGTCGCGCGATCTGCGGGCTGTCCGGCGGGGTCGACTCCGCGGTCGCCGCCGCTCTCGTCCAGCGCGCCATCGGTGACCGGCTGACCTGCGTGTTCGTCGACCACGGACTGATGCGGTCGGGCGAGCGCGAGCAGGTCGAGAAGGACTTCGTCGCCGCCACCGGCGCGACCCTGCACGTCGCCGACGCCGCCGACCGGTTCCTCGACGCGCTCGCCGGGGTCACCGAGCCCGAGCAGAAGCGCAAGATCATCGGCCGGGAGTTCATCCGGGTCTTCGAGGCGGCCACGGCGGAGGTCGTCGCCGACCACCACGTCGGGTTCCTCGTGCAGGGGACGCTGTACCCGGACGTCGTGGAGTCCGGCGGCGGTGACGGCACCGCGGTCATCAAGAGCCACCACAACGTCGGCGGGCTGCCCGATGACATCGAGTTCGAGCTCGTCGAGCCGCTCCGCGCGCTGTTCAAGGACGAGGTCCGGATGGTCGGCGCCGAGCTGGGGCTGCCCGAGGTCATCGTCGGACGCCAGCCGTTCCCCGGCCCCGGCCTGGGCATCCGCATCATCGGCGAGGTCACCCGCGACCGGCTGGAGACCCTGCGCGCCGCGGACGCGATCGCCCGCGAGGAGCTGACCGCCGCCGGGCTGGACCGCGAGATCTGGCAGTGCCCGGTGGTGCTGCTGGCCGACGTCCGCAGCGTCGGCGTGCAGGGCGACGGCCGCACGTACGGCCACCCGATCGTCCTGCGCCCGGTGTCCAGCGAGGACGCGATGACCGCGGACTGGACCCGGCTGCCCTACGACGTCGTCGAGCGGATCTCGACCCGGATCACGAACGAGGTGTCCGAGGTCAACCGGGTGGTCGTCGACGTGACGAGCAAGCCCCCGGGCACCATCGAGTGGGAGTGA
- a CDS encoding PspC domain-containing protein, with amino-acid sequence MNETQLPGSDRPPSAATTARNTLRDMWDSRPLRPRDDRKLAGVSAAIARRYEIDPTLVRVGFVVAAIVGPGIPLYLAGCAVLPDAGPPGSPVPPRNGPSSALSVALLVMAALLAVPLVLSSDRVIPAAVTIALLVTLHVTRGNRPGAREAAAAPTPVVPWVADPHAPTVAQAAPPAWDPLGVAPFAWDLPEPGPEPGPPPAPRSSLTPITLAVSLVVAGMVGGLALAAPGAVPASAVPGAALAVVGIGLVVGALRRAGRWLVPFSVLLALVTAATIPLNDAVGPDGWAVRGGIGETVEAPTTAAALAPEYRRGTGAVELDLTRLDLTATPGATGPVRTRAEVGAGAVQVRVPRDADLLVRSSVGTGDLTVDGQTRTGQNVDLTVNDPGPDGPGGRVLELDLRAELGTVEVTRG; translated from the coding sequence ATGAACGAGACGCAGCTGCCCGGGAGCGACCGACCACCCTCGGCCGCAACGACGGCCCGGAACACCCTGCGCGACATGTGGGACTCCCGGCCCCTGCGTCCGCGCGACGACCGCAAGCTCGCCGGGGTCTCCGCCGCGATCGCGCGCCGCTACGAGATCGACCCGACGCTGGTCCGGGTGGGGTTCGTCGTCGCGGCGATCGTCGGCCCCGGGATCCCGCTCTACCTGGCGGGCTGCGCGGTCCTGCCGGACGCCGGGCCGCCCGGCAGCCCCGTCCCGCCGCGCAACGGACCGTCCTCCGCGCTGTCGGTGGCGCTGCTGGTCATGGCCGCGCTGCTGGCCGTCCCGCTGGTGCTGTCCAGCGACCGGGTGATCCCCGCCGCCGTCACCATCGCACTGCTCGTCACGCTGCACGTGACCCGGGGGAACCGGCCCGGGGCCCGGGAGGCCGCCGCGGCGCCCACACCCGTGGTGCCGTGGGTCGCGGACCCGCACGCCCCCACCGTCGCGCAGGCTGCACCACCGGCCTGGGATCCGCTCGGCGTTGCCCCGTTCGCCTGGGACCTGCCCGAACCGGGCCCGGAGCCGGGTCCGCCGCCGGCCCCCCGGTCGTCGCTGACGCCGATCACGCTGGCCGTGTCGCTGGTCGTCGCCGGGATGGTCGGCGGGCTCGCCCTGGCCGCACCGGGGGCGGTGCCGGCCTCGGCCGTCCCGGGGGCCGCGCTCGCCGTCGTCGGGATCGGGCTGGTCGTCGGTGCGCTGCGACGCGCCGGACGCTGGCTGGTGCCCTTCTCGGTGCTGCTCGCGCTCGTCACCGCGGCCACCATCCCGCTCAACGACGCCGTCGGCCCCGACGGATGGGCCGTGCGCGGTGGCATCGGGGAGACCGTCGAGGCCCCGACGACCGCGGCCGCGCTCGCCCCGGAGTACCGGCGGGGCACCGGCGCCGTCGAGCTCGACCTGACCCGCCTCGACCTCACCGCGACGCCCGGCGCGACCGGGCCCGTCCGCACCCGGGCGGAGGTCGGCGCGGGTGCGGTGCAGGTCCGGGTCCCGCGTGACGCCGACCTGCTCGTCCGCAGCTCGGTCGGCACCGGCGACCTGACCGTCGACGGACAGACGCGCACCGGGCAGAACGTGGACCTGACCGTGAACGACCCCGGCCCGGACGGACCCGGTGGCCGGGTGCTGGAGCTCGACCTGCGGGCCGAGCTGGGAACCGTGGAGGTCACCCGTGGATAG
- a CDS encoding response regulator transcription factor, producing the protein MTTVLICDDRRSVREGLTRVMSAVPGVQRIDCVAHGDELLARYARQSVDVVLVGTQRAVPTGVEATRRLVAAHPQANVIVFGAPDDAGSIAAAIAGGARGYLRWDASRPELVAALAHTLASTSVPTPRVPTDPGVQLTERELQVLRGMSQGKSNGQIGRELYLSEDTVKTHARRLFRKLGVRDRAQAVAHGFRRGLVS; encoded by the coding sequence GTGACGACGGTACTCATCTGCGACGATCGTCGCAGCGTCCGCGAGGGACTGACTCGCGTCATGTCCGCGGTCCCGGGGGTCCAACGCATCGACTGCGTCGCCCACGGGGACGAACTCCTCGCCCGCTACGCCCGCCAGTCCGTCGACGTCGTCCTGGTCGGGACGCAGCGTGCTGTGCCCACCGGGGTGGAGGCCACCCGCCGACTGGTGGCCGCCCACCCGCAGGCCAACGTCATCGTCTTCGGAGCCCCGGACGACGCCGGCAGCATCGCCGCCGCCATCGCCGGTGGGGCGCGCGGTTACCTGCGCTGGGACGCCTCGCGTCCCGAGCTGGTCGCCGCGCTGGCACACACCCTGGCCAGCACCTCGGTGCCGACCCCGCGCGTCCCCACCGACCCGGGGGTCCAGCTCACCGAGCGCGAGCTCCAGGTGCTGCGCGGGATGAGCCAGGGCAAGAGCAACGGCCAGATCGGCCGCGAGCTCTACCTGTCCGAGGACACCGTGAAGACCCACGCACGCCGGCTGTTCCGCAAGCTCGGCGTCCGTGACCGCGCGCAGGCCGTGGCCCACGGCTTCCGACGCGGCCTGGTGTCCTGA
- a CDS encoding sigma-70 family RNA polymerase sigma factor, whose product MSESRDVPDEWIEAAMAGDRSAVERVLAMIRPLVVRYCRARLGTDRGSVSADDVAQEVCVAVLTALPGYRVQGRPFLAFVYGIASHKVIDAHRAASRNRSEPMADVPDRMESSDGPESRALQVELSQEMSKLLEILPEKHREIIVLRVVVGLSAEETAAAVGSTPGAVRVAQHRALARLRKMMSEQVVRDA is encoded by the coding sequence ATGAGTGAATCAAGAGACGTTCCCGACGAGTGGATCGAAGCCGCCATGGCCGGCGACCGGTCCGCGGTCGAGCGCGTTCTCGCCATGATTCGGCCCCTCGTCGTGCGCTACTGCCGCGCCCGCCTCGGGACCGACCGAGGGTCCGTCTCGGCGGACGACGTCGCCCAGGAGGTCTGCGTGGCCGTGCTCACGGCGTTGCCGGGGTACCGGGTGCAAGGGCGCCCGTTCCTCGCCTTCGTCTACGGCATCGCGTCCCACAAGGTCATCGACGCGCACCGGGCTGCGTCCCGGAACCGCTCCGAACCGATGGCCGACGTGCCGGACCGCATGGAGTCCTCCGACGGCCCCGAGTCCCGGGCCCTGCAGGTGGAACTGTCGCAGGAGATGTCCAAGCTCCTGGAGATCCTTCCGGAGAAGCATCGGGAGATCATCGTGTTGCGCGTGGTCGTGGGACTGTCCGCGGAGGAGACCGCGGCGGCTGTCGGCTCCACTCCGGGCGCCGTCCGCGTCGCCCAGCACCGGGCGCTGGCCCGGCTGAGGAAGATGATGAGTGAGCAGGTGGTCCGGGATGCGTGA
- a CDS encoding DUF5319 domain-containing protein — MSPEALPPDPFAGDPDDPALSMQAYDDRGDGAWPGSGDPEVPPLNETDRGEILADLADLAVYQALLAGRGVRGIVVDCADCGEQHFHEWNLLRASLQQLLDEGRMRPHEPAYDPDPAHYVTWEYCRGYADATLAD, encoded by the coding sequence GTGTCACCAGAGGCGCTGCCACCGGACCCGTTCGCCGGAGACCCGGATGATCCTGCGCTGTCGATGCAGGCCTACGACGACCGTGGTGACGGCGCGTGGCCGGGTTCCGGCGACCCGGAGGTACCCCCGTTGAACGAGACCGACCGCGGCGAGATCCTCGCCGACCTGGCGGACCTGGCCGTCTACCAGGCACTGCTGGCGGGCCGCGGCGTCCGCGGGATCGTCGTCGACTGCGCCGACTGCGGCGAGCAGCACTTCCACGAGTGGAACCTGCTGCGCGCGAGCCTGCAGCAGCTCCTCGACGAGGGCCGGATGCGGCCGCACGAGCCGGCCTACGACCCGGACCCGGCGCACTACGTCACGTGGGAGTACTGCCGCGGGTACGCCGACGCGACCCTCGCCGACTGA
- a CDS encoding anti-sigma-D factor RsdA — MRDQGPHGPGSPPPGEGWERPPAPVTRGRFGEPRPPRTNGHSHPLGHRGHPLRFDAHTVPQPVVRRHAAGGDDWDAFDDIEDEGPVDLVELQADDELINALSSGLGVSGPGRRGYDVDDHLAAMLSSWKDGVDRDPIPQLVDTDEAVQILQPAKPSRKVSFLRPLAAAAAVAACALAVVSISAHEAQPGDALWGVSRVLYSERAEQVQAAATLREGIERVNAKLAAGDTVGAQQELAALGPLVDRTAPDVRDDFEQQNRFLRQKVAETPPGTPTDPRSPLRDGTPAPPPPVTEGDEDTPTPSPPPSEGTTTPGGPTSPEGTTDPSVLSGPGETAPTPAPSPSETSPTTEGQADPTTPTTSPTTRPTAAGEGQSDPADDTTPPSSTTTGAVSSRPN; from the coding sequence ATGCGTGACCAGGGTCCGCACGGTCCGGGCTCCCCCCCGCCCGGTGAGGGCTGGGAGCGTCCGCCCGCGCCGGTGACGCGTGGCCGCTTCGGCGAGCCGCGCCCGCCCCGTACCAACGGCCACTCCCACCCGCTCGGTCACCGGGGTCACCCGCTGCGGTTCGACGCGCACACCGTCCCGCAGCCGGTCGTGCGGCGGCACGCCGCCGGCGGCGACGACTGGGACGCCTTCGACGACATCGAGGACGAGGGCCCGGTCGACCTCGTCGAGCTCCAGGCCGACGACGAGCTGATCAACGCCCTGTCCTCCGGGCTCGGCGTGTCCGGGCCCGGCCGGCGCGGCTACGACGTCGACGACCACCTGGCCGCGATGCTCTCGTCGTGGAAGGACGGGGTCGACCGGGACCCGATCCCGCAGCTCGTCGACACCGACGAGGCCGTGCAGATCCTGCAGCCGGCGAAGCCGTCGCGGAAGGTCTCCTTCCTGCGCCCGCTCGCCGCCGCCGCGGCGGTCGCGGCGTGTGCGCTGGCCGTCGTGTCGATCAGCGCGCACGAGGCCCAGCCGGGCGACGCCCTGTGGGGGGTCTCCCGGGTGCTCTACAGCGAGCGCGCCGAGCAGGTGCAGGCGGCGGCCACGCTGCGCGAGGGCATCGAGCGGGTCAACGCCAAGCTCGCCGCCGGGGACACCGTCGGTGCGCAGCAGGAGCTCGCCGCGCTCGGCCCGCTGGTCGACCGCACCGCACCGGACGTGCGTGACGACTTCGAGCAGCAGAACCGCTTCCTGAGGCAGAAGGTCGCCGAGACCCCGCCGGGCACACCGACCGACCCACGGTCGCCGCTGCGCGACGGGACCCCTGCCCCGCCGCCTCCGGTCACCGAGGGCGACGAGGACACCCCGACGCCGTCCCCGCCGCCGTCGGAGGGGACGACCACCCCGGGTGGTCCGACCTCGCCGGAGGGCACCACCGACCCGTCGGTGCTGAGCGGGCCGGGGGAGACGGCACCCACCCCGGCGCCGTCGCCGTCGGAGACCTCGCCGACGACGGAGGGCCAGGCGGACCCGACGACCCCGACGACCTCGCCCACGACCCGGCCCACCGCGGCCGGGGAGGGACAGAGCGACCCGGCGGACGACACCACCCCGCCGTCGTCGACGACGACCGGCGCGGTGAGCAGCAGGCCGAACTGA